A window of the Schistocerca nitens isolate TAMUIC-IGC-003100 chromosome 5, iqSchNite1.1, whole genome shotgun sequence genome harbors these coding sequences:
- the LOC126260468 gene encoding gustatory receptor for sugar taste 43a-like has translation MQSTVKLVLKISQLLGIAPVSFEDKKEKFIVSLGWKCYSVLMASLLLILIYCGVTRRLSQVYSSTSDLALRIDTFNVILGDVTGIFLILVSITLKQRHLDVWCMNLLSVDVFLYKNVEQEYFKMSKLVRRIILGVTLISLTLYVGFMWLYKFHLQFDVLIPIYFCYGVRNTFIVQFFTFNVILYRRFQHMNKHLLDVFCVRSEYDLDYTLSLLLKIDMRNFSVFAGKLRTKDSYHLSRRQRLSNESKSNIRLQALMSKFRGCAPLSHLQKVHCLLHGMARCVSGAFGLQIVSEVTFCFLNIVMNTYVMLSHFLRNGAVPCGEPTGVVLLECLPWTLMAVLRLVIIACSSEAVVRQSNRTLELVNKLLLLPSQGDYGRHTALQKFANQLRLSPLSYSAAGLFLIDRSLLTSCVATITTYLVILVQFSLAKMTMQQNNYGC, from the coding sequence ATGCAGTCGACAGTGAAATTAGTACTAAAGATTTCCCAACTGCTTGGTATTGCTCCGGTTTCTTTCGAGGACAAAAAAGAgaagtttattgtttcccttggttGGAAATGTTATTCTGTTCTTATGGCTTCACTGCTTCTAATTCTCATATACTGTGGTGTAACTAGACGACTGTCGCAAGTGTACAGCAGTACGAGTGACCTAGCATTACGCATTGACACTTTCAATGTTATTCTAGGAGATGTTACTGGTATTTTCTTAATATTAGTCAGCATTACACTAAAGCAAAGACACCTTGATGTATGGTGCATGAATCTACTTTCAGTTGATGTATTTCTATACAAAAATGTTGAGCAGGAATACTTCAAAATGTCGAAACTTGTGCGACGAATAATATTGGGAGTGACGCTTATATCACTTACATTGTACGTTGGATTTATGTGGCTATATAAATTTCATTTACAGTTCGACGTACTGATTCCAATATACTTCTGCTATGGTGTAAGGAATACTTTCATAGTGCAGTTTTTCACATTTAACGTGATACTGTACAGAAGGTTTCAGCATATGAATAAACATCTGTTGGACGTCTTTTGCGTTCGTTCAGAGTATGACCTTGACTATACGTTATCACTGTTACTAAAAATAGATAtgagaaatttttcagtttttgcaggCAAATTACGTACTAAAGATTCTTATCATTTATCACGGAGACAGCGATTAAGCAACGAGTCAAAATCAAATATAAGACTACAGGCACTAATGTCAAAATTTAGGGGCTGTGCACCACTGTCTCATTTACAGAAGGTGCACTGCCTGCTTCACGGCATGGCAAGATGTGTCAGTGGCGCATTTGGCTTGCAGATTGTCTCAGAGGTAACATTTTGTTTCTTGAACATTGTGATGAACACTTATGTTATGCTGTCCCACTTCCTCAGGAACGGAGCAGTTCCGTGTGGTGAACCGACGGGAGTGGTTTTACTAGAGTGTCTACCGTGGACGCTGATGGCAGTTTTGCGGCTGGTCATCATAGCGTGCAGCAGTGAAGCGGTCGTCCGGCAGTCCAACCGCACGCTGGAGCTGGTCAACAAGCTGCTCCTGCTACCATCGCAGGGGGACTACGGACGCCACACTGCTCTGCAAAAGTTCGCCAATCAGCTGCGCCTCAGCCCTCTCAGTTACAGTGCTGCGGGGCTCTTCCTCATTGACAGATCGCTGCTAACCAGCTGCGTGGCCACCATCACTACGTACCTAGTGATTCTAGTTCAGTTCTCTCTGGCAAAGATGACGATGCAACAAAATAACTACGGGTGCTAA